The DNA sequence ATTTTGGCTGTAAGCATCACCCAGCATAGAAATCGACGACACGCCTAAACCCAGCAGATCGGCTTCACCTTGGGTGGTATAACCTTGAAAGTTACGGTGCAACTCGCCTTTGTTTTGCGCGATGGCTAATTCGTCATTTGGCTTGGCAAAATGGTCCATACCTATAAACTGATAACCGTGGGTTGTGAGAAACTCAATACTGTCACGCAAAATACCTAAGCGCTCATCACTGCTTGGCATGGCAGATTCATCAATTTTACGCTGCGCAGCAAAACGACTAGGTAAGTGCGCATAGTTAAATACCGAGAGGCGATCTGGGTCTAGATCGATCACACGAGTTAATGTTTTGCTAAAGCTGTTGCGACTTTGATGGGGTAAGCCATAGATTAAATCAATGTTGACCGAGTTAAAGCCCACAGCTTTGGCCCGTTCAACCAAGGCAAAAATAAAGTCTTCGTCTTGCTCACGATTTACCGCTTGTTGCACTTGCTTATTAAAGTCTTGCACCCCTAGACTTAAACGATTAAAGCCTAACTCAGCCAGTAAATCGATAGTCGATAGCGCTATCTCGCGAGGGTCAACTTCAATACTGATTTCAGCATCTTCAGTAAAGCTAAACTGCTTAAACAGCTGGCCAGTAAGACGCTTTAGTTGTTCGGGTTCTAGATAGGTTGGGGTACCACCACCCCAATGCATTTGACTCACTTTACGCTGCTTAAAGCGCGGTGCTTGCAACAAGATTTCTTGCTCTAAGTAATCCAGATAAATATCGGCCTTATGTTGATGACGAGTAATCACCTTATTGCAGCCGCAGTAATAACAAAGCTTATGACAAAACGGGATATGCAGATACAGTGATAAGTCCCGTTCAGGGAATTTTTCACTTGCCACCTTAAATTGGGCTTCACCAAACTCTTCGCTAAACTCTAGCGCGGTTGGGTACGAAGTATAACGCGGCCCTGAGTAGTTGTACTTCTCGATCAGTTGTTGATCCCAATCTACACCAAGTAGTGACATGTGAGTGTTCTCCTAAAGCGTATCTAGATTCAGTTGGGCGATAACAGCGGCTTCTTGCAAGATTTGCTCGGCCAAGGCTTTCTCTTCAGCTTCACGTTCGAGATCTTGACGCATCCGCTGTTGCAAAGGCAGCGTATTGCGCGCCTCATGAGTGGGCAATTCTTTAACCGCATTATATAACTGAAACACCGACGGAAATCGCTGCGCCCAATCAATCACAGCAGGCGTTTGCAGGGCAATTAACAAATTACAGAGACGGATCACACCTTCTGATAAGCCACAGCGGTCCTCTTGCATCGCTTTCGCAATATAGCGAATATCGGTAAGTAAGTGTTGGTTACGCTTTTCAACAGCCTGTTTAATGACCTTACGTTGTCCAAGCAAACGCCCCACTAATACTGCAGCGTAAATAGCTAAAACCGAAATAATAGCTAGCCCTGCCAATACCCACCAAAACATACGACTTAATCCTTATATTGATCTAGAGAAGAGCTGTTGAGTGAACGCCATAACTGTTCGTCTTCATCTAATGCGTCAACTTCTTCAGCTTCTTCTGATAAACCTAGCTCAGCCAACAACTCTGCATGTCGGGCAAGTTGTTGATCAACCCACTGCTGCTCTTGCTTACTGATTTCAGCGCCCTCATCTAATAGGTCAATCAGGTTTTCCAAACGAGTGTTGGCCTCTAACAACGCTAACTCTTTCTCAGGAGTAAGTGGCTGCTTGGCTTTTACCGGTTTAATGTCTTTCTTAACTGCTGGTTTAGCCACACCCAAAACAACCGGTGTTTTACTGCCTAAACGCGGATCTTGCTTCTGTTTAGCGCCAGCCTGATTGGTGACCAGTTCAGCTTCTTGCTGACGGCTACCAGAGCTATTACCTTTACCTTTGGTTACACGATCGGGAACGGCAATACGCTTTGCTTTAAAATCTGGATCTTTACGTACCCCAATCAAACCACCTTTACGATTCTTTTTTCTAGCCATGTTAATTACCTTCACCTCTATGGAATAGCGCCACGTCGGGACCCACTATGTCCAATCTAATCTGATAACGATCGGCTAACCAATGCAATGTTTTATCGCTATAAAACACCACATGAGTCGGATCGTTTTTATAATGCCAATGGGGAAATACATCAATTCCCCAATGGCGCTTAGTCATTACGGCTAGCAAACCAGGCCTCTGCAACAAGTCCATTAAGCACTGCCAAGCTTTGGCCGGGTAGTTAAAATGCTCAACGACTTCAGTACAAGTTATAAACCGATAGGTCTGCTGTAAACGCTGCTCATCTGGGTAGTATATTGGATCATAGTTCAGTAACTGATGTCCTGCTTGTGCTAACAAATGGCTTAACGCGGGCCCAGGACCACAACCAAAATCTAAACCAATAGCTGGCTGTTTCAAGGCAGCAATCACAGGCTCACTCACTCGTCGCAAAAAGTTTAAATATGCTTGATCTTGCGGGTCGTTATTATGCAAGTTGTAATGGGCGTGTTCAGCAGCAGCACTTAGCACATCATTCGGATCAACAAATATCAAATCACATACTGCACAATGCCAATACTGACGCGCTTTGTTACGATAAAAATCGTTGGGTGATGGGGTACTACAGAGTAGACATTTCACCGATCAACACCTTGCCGTATTTTTAGGGGCGCAAGTGTAACACTTAGAGCATCGATGGCGAATAATAAATCAAGCAGATATGGGCAGCCTGAGCTGCCCATTTATGTCTTAGTGCAATCCACCAAGATATTGCGACAAGATTTCAATGTCTTTATCGCTTAGCTTACTCGCAACATCTTGCATCATGCCATTCATATCGTTATTTCGTTCGCCACTGCGGAACATTTCTAGTTGCGACTTAATATAACCAGCATACTGCGAAGAGATACGCGGGAACTTAGCCAAACTTTGGCCTACACCTCGTGGCCCGTGACAAGCAGTACAAGCCGCGATGCCGCGTTCTAAATCGCCACCCATGTATAACTTCTGACCAGCTTCCACGTATTCTGGCGCAGTGGTATTTGGGCTCATAGCTTGCGCTGAGAAGTAAGCCGCTAAATCTTCCATGTCTTGTTCAGATAATGGCATTGCCATACCACCCATCACGGCGTTATTTCGGCCTTCAGTTCCACCGCTAGTCATAGCGGCTTTAAATTCTTGCAACTGTTTAACGAGGTATCCGGCGTGCTGGCCTTCTAATTTCGGATAGCCTGCAGCTTCACCTTGCTCGTTGTGACAAGCTTTACACGTTGCCGCTTTCTGCTCCCCAGCTGCTGCATCTCCCTTTGCCCATACTGGACTGGCTAAACCCGCCATTAACATTAAAACTACGGTAAGTTTTTTCATGACATTCCATTTATTAGTATTATTCCAAACCACACACTGGTGCCCCGTGATACACTTAGCGAGTCCAGTAACGGCATTATTTTACACAATTTTGCCAAAAACGTAATGTATTACCCTAATTTCCTTGTGGAGCTCAACATCACCATGGCGCAATATCATTTTCAAAACACCCACTTTATTACCAGTGCGCCCGATATTACGGCCATGCCGGAGGATAGCGGGATTGAAATAGCTTTTGCAGGACGCTCAAATGCTGGTAAATCTAGCGCATTAAATACTTTAACTCGCCAAAAAAGTTTAGCACGAACCAGTAAAACACCTGGACGAACCCAACTAATTAACGTTTTTGAGATAAGTGAAGGCTTTCGTTTAATCGATTTACCCGGCTACGGTTTTGCCCAAGTTCCCGAAGAGGTTAAAAAGAAGTGGCAAAAGTCACTCTCTGAATACCTACAAGATCGCCAAAGCTTAAAAGGCATTGTGGTGTTGATGGACATTCGTCATCCATTCAAAGACACCGACCGCGGCTTAATTGAATGGGCAGTAGATTGTAATTTGCCAGTACTGGCATTACTCACTAAGTCCGACAAACTTAAGCAGGGCGCACGTAAAGCCGCTATTTTAAAAGGCCGCGAAACAGCCTCCGAGTTTGGCGGCAATGTCCGTGTAGAAGGTTTCTCATCGTTAAAACGAACTGGCTTAGACTTACTACAAAATGCGCTAGTGGCTTGGTTTGACCAACATCAGCAAGATAGTGACCCAAGCGAGACATCTGCCGAAGAATGACAATGACAGGCTTGTCGTTTTTCTGCAGGCCTTAACTTTCCCCTAAGCAAGCAATACTCCATTTAGTTACAACCACTGCTTTCGCTCATTTTCATCTGCATGCCGCCTCTTCATCCGCTTTTCACAGCTGTGAGCTGTGCGCTAGCTCATAAATTTATGAGAAACATCGTCTAGTGATAAATTTTGCAATTGAGCTACAGAAGAACGTAAAGGTTATGCCAAGCCAGACCATTATACTGAGCGCAAAACTAAATGAGGAAACAACATGAGCGTGAATGACACGACCAAAGCCAATGCTCTAGAGCCTAGTGAACTCAGTGATGCAGAAGCCGTAACCGCAGCAGACAAAGCACGAGCCGATCAATTAAAGCCAATTAGCGGCGCGCTAGTCACCCACATGTACACCGCCGATCCTTCTGCACACGTATTTAATGGCAAAATTTATGTTTATCCTTCGCACGATGTTGATAATGGCCAACCCTTAAATGATAACGGTGACCATTTCGATATGCGTGATTATCACGTATTTTCTCTAGACCGTCCGTTTGGGGTTGTCACAGACCATGGCAATGCGCTAGACGTTAAAGACGTTGCTTGGGCTGAGAAACAAATGTGGGCGCCAGATGCTGCAGAAAAAGATGGCAAATACTATTTGTACTTCCCAGCACGCAACTACGACGGTATTTTCCAAATTGGAGTGGCGGTGGGCGACCAACCTGAAGGGCCATTCACACCACGAGATAAAGCGATTGAAGGCAGCTTCAGCATTGACCCTGCGGTATTTAAAGACGACGACGGCAGCCACTATATGTACTTTGGTGGGTTATGGGGTGGTCAGTTACAAAATTGGCGCAATGGTGAATTTGGTGAAGATCAATTCCCTGCCGATGATCAACCTGCGCTTAAACCACTAGTAGCAAAACTGACTGACGACATGTTGGAGTTTTCTGAGACGGTTAAAGAAATCGACATTGTTGACGAAAATGGCGAGCTACTGCTTGCTGGCGATAACGAGCGCCGTTACTTCGAAGGGCCTTGGATGCACAAACACAATGGCCGCTATTACTTCTCTTACTCTACAGGTGATACCCATAAAATTGCCTACGCAAGCAGTGATTCACCTTATGGGCCATTCCGCTATGAAGGGGTCATACTTGAGCCGGTATTAGGTTGGACCACCCACCACTCAATTGTTAAGTATCAAGATAAGTGGTTCTTGTTCTACCATGACAGTACCCTTTCTGCTGGTCAAACGCACTTACGCAGCATCAAAATGGCTGAGTTGAACATTGATGATAATGGCAAAATTGAAGTGATTGAGCCTTACTACACATAGGCCAACATTTTTAGCCAGTAGAACGCCACAACCGTGGCGTTTTTTGTGTCTGTAATAAATGTTCCGCTCAGCGCATAGTGACCAATCTACTGCACACCGAAATCCAGACAAAAAAAAGCCTCATCGTCCGATGAGGCTTATAAGAAATGAAATTCTTAAAACTGAAAGCACTATTCCAATTGCTTTAATTATGACTCGCAGAAAATGAATTAGTTCACAAAGTTTTTCAAAAAAATGCGTTTTTATTTCATGAGCTTTTCAAAATGTGTTTATTCCGCAGGCTTAACCTAGCAAAACAGACTTGCAAAGCTTCAATTTCAGAGGGAAAGCACTCAATAAAATGTAATTTAACAACTCAAAAAGAGAAATAAAGCAACAAAATGAGAGAGAAATAACGAAGAACGAATAAAAATCACAAGCCCACAAGATCAACTGGGCGTATCCACTTAATTTTAAACAAAAAAACGCCCCGACAGATGACTGTCGAGGCGGCAAAATAGCCTGTTTCAACTACGTGAAATAAAGGTCTGAAAGATAGAACATCTTACCTCTGTACCCTACAACGGTTACTCTAGAGTATCACTGCTGAAAAATAAAGCACTTTTTGTAAGGGAATTTCATTTTTTAGGGCTAGACGAGTTTTTAAATTACGCGAAAAGGTTTTCAAAATTACCATGACTAGACTCGAATTTTTGGCACAAAAAAAGAAGGCCTAAGCCTCCCTTTTGCCAACACCGCGATAACTTAGTGGGCTTCATCCCAATTGTTACCAACACCAGACTCAGCAACTAAAGGTAAATCTAAACTTACCGCTTGCTCCATCAGTTGAGTCAGTTTAGGCACTATACGTTCTATTTCACTTTCCAATACTTCAAACACTAATTCATCGTGCACTTGCATTAACATGTTGCAATGCTCGCTGGGTTGGGTGTCTAACCAAGCAGCCACCGCAATCATCGCCTTTTTAATAATATCGGCGGCGGTGCCTTGCATCGGTGCATTCACCGCTGCACGCTCGGCAGCTTTCTTACGCATACCATTACGTGAATTAATCTCAGGTAAATACAAACGACGGCCAAACACCGTTTCAACATAGCCGTGTTCTTGGCAGAAATCTCGTGTACTGTCCATGTAGTCTTGAACAGCAGGGTAACGCTCAAAATATCGATTCATATAGTGTTGGGCGTCAGCACGGCCAATACCTAATTGCTTCGCCAAACCAAAGGCACTCATGCCATAAATCAACCCAAAGTTAATTGCTTTAGCACTACGGCGCTCATCACTGCTAACTGCCTCAAGTTCTTTGCCAAATACTTCCGCGGCAGTGGCTTTGTGAACATCTTCCCCCGCGGCAAAGGCTTTCAGTAAACCAGGATCCTGCGAAAGGTGCGCCATAATACGCAATTCAATTTGCGAGTAATCAATCGCCACCAATTTATAGCCATCGGCAGGGACAAAAGCCTGCCGAACTTTGCGCCCTTCTTCATGACGAATAGGGATATTTTGTAAGTTAGGATCAGTAGACGAAAAACGCCCCGTAGCCGTTACCGCTTGATGATAAGAGGTATGTACTCGACCAGTACTTGGCTCCACCATTTTAGGCAATTTATCGGTATACGTAGACTTAAGCTTAGATAAACTACGGTATTCTAAAATCACTTTAGGCAGTGCGTAATCTAAGGCTAATTCTTGTAATACTTCTTCCGCCGTTGAAGGGGCACCTTTTGGCGTTTTCTTAACGACTGGCAGTTCCATTTTCTCAAATAAAATAGTTTGTAACTGCTTAGGCGAGCCCAAATTAAATGGTTCGCCAGCCAACTCGTGCGCTTGCTTCTCTAAGCCATCAATGCGTTCGCCTAAAGACAAACTATGCGCAGCTAAACGAGAGCTGTCGATGCGTACACCTTGGCGCTCGGTTTGCGATAATATACTGACAAGCGGCAACTCAACATCTTCAAACAAGCTTTTCAGCTTAGGTTGCTGCTCTAATTTTGACCATAGGGTTTGATGCAAGCGTAAAGTAACGTCAGCATCTTCTGCCGCATAAGGCGCGGCGACTTCAAGTTCAATTTGGTTAAAGGTGAGTTGCTTAGCCCCCTTACCCGCGATGTCTTCAAATTTAATGGTTTTATGCTGGAGGTATTGTAATGACAGTGAATCCATATCATGACGAGTCAAGGTGCTGTTAAGCACGTAAGACTCTAACATGGTGTCGTACTTGATGCCTTTCAGGGCAATATCATAACGCGCTAAGACGCTAGCATCGTATTTTAAGTTTTGACCGACTTTGGCTTTGTTAGGATCTTCCAACATCGGCTTCAGTTTCTCGAGTACCCAATCGCGGTCAAGTTGCTCAGGGGCATTAAGGTAGTCATGGGCAACCGGTAAATAAGCAGCTTTACCCGCTTCTACTGCAAACGATAAACCGACTAACTCAGCCTGCATATAGTTTAGCGAGGTGGTTTCGGTATCAATGGCAATCAGTTCTGCGCCCTCTAATTGCTTAAACCACTGTTCAAAATGTTGCTCAGTTAAGATGGTTTCGTATTCACCTTTCAGTTCAACGACAACCGCTTCAGCGGCATCACTCGTCTGCTCCAGTTCACCACCTGTTGGCAATGCTGAGCTAGATTGATTGCTCAAAGCCTCACTTAACCAGCGTTTAAATTCTAATTGACCAAACAGCTTAATTAAGGCGTCTTTATCCTCAGGGCTGCGCTGCATGTCATCCATGCTAAAGCCAACATCGACATCACATTTGATGGTTGCCAATAGGTAAGACAAGCGGGCATCTTCGCCATGTTCGCGAAGTTTTTTCGGCATGGTTTTAGAACCGCGAAAGCCCAAGGGGGCAACCGCATCAGGATCGGCAAGCAGCGCATCAACACCGCCAATACCTTGTAACATAGCCAAGGCTGTTTTTTCGCCCACACCGGGTAAACCAGGAATGTTATCTACCTTGTCACCCATCAATGCTAAGTAATCAATAATTAGCTCTGGCGGTACGCCAAACTTGTCAATTACACCCGCACGATCCATCACCGTATCGGTCATGGTATTGATCAAAGTGATGTTCTCATCCACCAACTGAGCCATATCTTTATCGCCAGTACTGATCACCACCGCTTTGTTTTCAGCGGAAGCTTGTTTGGCTAAGGTGCCAATCACATCATCAGCTTCTACGCCTGGCGTTGCCACCAAGGGCAGTCCCATGGCTTTAATAACCGCATGTAAAGGCTCGATTTGACTGCGCAAATCATCAGGCATTGAAGGACGATTAGCCTTGTACTCTTTATAGATGTCATCTCGAAAGGTTTTCCCCTTGGCGTCAAACACCACCACTATGTGCTCTGGCTTAAATTGCTTAAGCAAACTGCGTAGCATGTTAATTACGCCATAAACGGCACCGGTAGCCTCACCTTTTGAGTTAGTCAAATGTGGCGGAGAATAGTACGCGCGGTACAGATAAGATGAGCCATCAACTAATACCAAAGGCTGCTCGGGGAGGGTTGCCATAACCGTGATCCATAGTTCTGATTTTGATTGCGCTCGATGATGCCACAGCC is a window from the Agarivorans sp. TSD2052 genome containing:
- the yihI gene encoding Der GTPase-activating protein YihI is translated as MARKKNRKGGLIGVRKDPDFKAKRIAVPDRVTKGKGNSSGSRQQEAELVTNQAGAKQKQDPRLGSKTPVVLGVAKPAVKKDIKPVKAKQPLTPEKELALLEANTRLENLIDLLDEGAEISKQEQQWVDQQLARHAELLAELGLSEEAEEVDALDEDEQLWRSLNSSSLDQYKD
- the hemN gene encoding oxygen-independent coproporphyrinogen III oxidase, producing MSLLGVDWDQQLIEKYNYSGPRYTSYPTALEFSEEFGEAQFKVASEKFPERDLSLYLHIPFCHKLCYYCGCNKVITRHQHKADIYLDYLEQEILLQAPRFKQRKVSQMHWGGGTPTYLEPEQLKRLTGQLFKQFSFTEDAEISIEVDPREIALSTIDLLAELGFNRLSLGVQDFNKQVQQAVNREQDEDFIFALVERAKAVGFNSVNIDLIYGLPHQSRNSFSKTLTRVIDLDPDRLSVFNYAHLPSRFAAQRKIDESAMPSSDERLGILRDSIEFLTTHGYQFIGMDHFAKPNDELAIAQNKGELHRNFQGYTTQGEADLLGLGVSSISMLGDAYSQNQKDLKTYYAQIDQQGHAQWKGIALNQDDLIRRELIKKLICNFQLQFSDIEQQFTLNFHDYFAEDLQLLQPFVEDGLVTINTAVITVTNKGRLLIRNICMCFDVYFRTQARRQQFSRVI
- a CDS encoding glycoside hydrolase family 43 protein → MSVNDTTKANALEPSELSDAEAVTAADKARADQLKPISGALVTHMYTADPSAHVFNGKIYVYPSHDVDNGQPLNDNGDHFDMRDYHVFSLDRPFGVVTDHGNALDVKDVAWAEKQMWAPDAAEKDGKYYLYFPARNYDGIFQIGVAVGDQPEGPFTPRDKAIEGSFSIDPAVFKDDDGSHYMYFGGLWGGQLQNWRNGEFGEDQFPADDQPALKPLVAKLTDDMLEFSETVKEIDIVDENGELLLAGDNERRYFEGPWMHKHNGRYYFSYSTGDTHKIAYASSDSPYGPFRYEGVILEPVLGWTTHHSIVKYQDKWFLFYHDSTLSAGQTHLRSIKMAELNIDDNGKIEVIEPYYT
- the yihA gene encoding ribosome biogenesis GTP-binding protein YihA/YsxC codes for the protein MAQYHFQNTHFITSAPDITAMPEDSGIEIAFAGRSNAGKSSALNTLTRQKSLARTSKTPGRTQLINVFEISEGFRLIDLPGYGFAQVPEEVKKKWQKSLSEYLQDRQSLKGIVVLMDIRHPFKDTDRGLIEWAVDCNLPVLALLTKSDKLKQGARKAAILKGRETASEFGGNVRVEGFSSLKRTGLDLLQNALVAWFDQHQQDSDPSETSAEE
- the polA gene encoding DNA polymerase I yields the protein MATLPEQPLVLVDGSSYLYRAYYSPPHLTNSKGEATGAVYGVINMLRSLLKQFKPEHIVVVFDAKGKTFRDDIYKEYKANRPSMPDDLRSQIEPLHAVIKAMGLPLVATPGVEADDVIGTLAKQASAENKAVVISTGDKDMAQLVDENITLINTMTDTVMDRAGVIDKFGVPPELIIDYLALMGDKVDNIPGLPGVGEKTALAMLQGIGGVDALLADPDAVAPLGFRGSKTMPKKLREHGEDARLSYLLATIKCDVDVGFSMDDMQRSPEDKDALIKLFGQLEFKRWLSEALSNQSSSALPTGGELEQTSDAAEAVVVELKGEYETILTEQHFEQWFKQLEGAELIAIDTETTSLNYMQAELVGLSFAVEAGKAAYLPVAHDYLNAPEQLDRDWVLEKLKPMLEDPNKAKVGQNLKYDASVLARYDIALKGIKYDTMLESYVLNSTLTRHDMDSLSLQYLQHKTIKFEDIAGKGAKQLTFNQIELEVAAPYAAEDADVTLRLHQTLWSKLEQQPKLKSLFEDVELPLVSILSQTERQGVRIDSSRLAAHSLSLGERIDGLEKQAHELAGEPFNLGSPKQLQTILFEKMELPVVKKTPKGAPSTAEEVLQELALDYALPKVILEYRSLSKLKSTYTDKLPKMVEPSTGRVHTSYHQAVTATGRFSSTDPNLQNIPIRHEEGRKVRQAFVPADGYKLVAIDYSQIELRIMAHLSQDPGLLKAFAAGEDVHKATAAEVFGKELEAVSSDERRSAKAINFGLIYGMSAFGLAKQLGIGRADAQHYMNRYFERYPAVQDYMDSTRDFCQEHGYVETVFGRRLYLPEINSRNGMRKKAAERAAVNAPMQGTAADIIKKAMIAVAAWLDTQPSEHCNMLMQVHDELVFEVLESEIERIVPKLTQLMEQAVSLDLPLVAESGVGNNWDEAH
- a CDS encoding c-type cytochrome, producing the protein MKKLTVVLMLMAGLASPVWAKGDAAAGEQKAATCKACHNEQGEAAGYPKLEGQHAGYLVKQLQEFKAAMTSGGTEGRNNAVMGGMAMPLSEQDMEDLAAYFSAQAMSPNTTAPEYVEAGQKLYMGGDLERGIAACTACHGPRGVGQSLAKFPRISSQYAGYIKSQLEMFRSGERNNDMNGMMQDVASKLSDKDIEILSQYLGGLH
- a CDS encoding DUF2489 domain-containing protein, which codes for MFWWVLAGLAIISVLAIYAAVLVGRLLGQRKVIKQAVEKRNQHLLTDIRYIAKAMQEDRCGLSEGVIRLCNLLIALQTPAVIDWAQRFPSVFQLYNAVKELPTHEARNTLPLQQRMRQDLEREAEEKALAEQILQEAAVIAQLNLDTL
- a CDS encoding methyltransferase domain-containing protein translates to MKCLLCSTPSPNDFYRNKARQYWHCAVCDLIFVDPNDVLSAAAEHAHYNLHNNDPQDQAYLNFLRRVSEPVIAALKQPAIGLDFGCGPGPALSHLLAQAGHQLLNYDPIYYPDEQRLQQTYRFITCTEVVEHFNYPAKAWQCLMDLLQRPGLLAVMTKRHWGIDVFPHWHYKNDPTHVVFYSDKTLHWLADRYQIRLDIVGPDVALFHRGEGN